GAAGTATGGGAAATTATAGCCCAGTCGCTTACTCAGCACCATAGTACCCATATTTATAATGGAGCTTTTGGCGAAAAATGGGCAGATTATGCCGAGCGAATTTTGCCTAAAGTAAGCCGCCTAACTTTTGGTGTAGAAGAATTGATTAGTGCCGTAAATTTACCCAAAGAAACCCCCGATGTAGTGTGTATTACACATAACGAAACATCGAACGGAACACAGGTGAAAGAATGGCCAGAAGTACAAAAAGCGTATCCAGAAGCATTGATAGCTGTAGATGTAACTTCGTCGATGGCGGGTGTACAACTCAACTGGCAAGAGGCCGATATTTGGTTTGCTTCTGTACAAAAATGCTTTGGCCTACCTGCGGGTATGGCTATTATGGTTTGCTCGCCACGGGCTTTGGTACGTGCCGAACAAATTGGCGACCGCAAGTATTACAATAGCTTGCTGTTTATTCATGATAATTTCAAAAAATACCAAACTCATTATACTCCCAATGTACTAGAGATTTTCCTTTTGTCGAAAGTCTTACCGTTGTTGCCAGATATTAGCGAAACCAATGCCCGTATTGAGGCTCAAGCAAGTGCTTGGTACACGTTTTTTGATGAAAACTTCGATACCGATGTAACCACAGGCAGCGTACGCCCTTTGGTGAATGTTGCTGCCTTACGTTCAAATACGGTATTGGCCATAGAAGGCTTACCAGAAGTGATTACTAGATTAAAAAAGGCATTTGAACAAACTGGTATAACCGTTGGAAATGGCTATGGGGCTTGGAAAAATACCACTTTTAGAATTGCCAATTTTCCAGCTATTTCCGAAGCCGACATATTGGCTTTGCAAGAACAATTATTAATACTTTTGCCCGAAAAGGCTTTATCTCCGTCAACCTAAGAAACCTTAAATTCAACACATAAATCTATCAACAAACCATGCACTTCGATTTTAAAGAAATTTTCTCGGTATCACTTATCCTCTTTTCGGTAATTGATATACTCGGTTCGATTCCCGTAATCATAGACTTACGACGGAAAACAGGAAATATCCATGCCGAACAAGCCACCTTGGTTTCGGGTGGAATCATGATTGCCTTTTTGTATGTAGGAAAGTCTATTCTTAATCTATTCGGCGTAGATGTAAATTCCTTTGCCATAGCAGGGGCATTGATTATCTTTTTGATAGGACTAGAGATGATTCTGGGAAGAAATATTTTTAAGTCGGAAGAAGTAGAAGGTAGTAAGGCTGCTTCTATTGTGCCTTTGGCCTTCCCAATTATTGCAGGAGCTGGCACAATGACCACCATTTTGTCATTAAAGTCGCAGTTTGATGAAATCAATATTTTGATTGGCGTTTTGTTGAATCTTGTTTTTATTTATATCGTATTGCGTTCAAGCGAATGGATAGAAAAAATGCTAGGTCATGCAGGCACCAATGTACTTCGTCGTGTATTTGGGGTAATTTTGTTGGCTATTGCAATCAAAATTATTAAATCGAGGTTAGGGTAAAGCTACCATAACTTGGTATTAGTTGTTAAGAGTTTGATAATGGTAAACTAATTTACAAGTAATAGAACTCCGTACTCAAAAACAGTAAAAATAAAACTCCGTAAGTGCAATAATACACTTACGGAGTTTTTTATGGAATAGGAATATGTTTTAGCCCAAAAACTAGAAATTGAAATTGACTCTGGCAAAAACATAGCGTCCATTAAAGCCAAACTGTTGTACACGACGAGAATAAACAAAACGTCCCAGCCCCATATTGGCCGAGTGCGTATGTACGTCTTGATACACATCAAATAAGTTGTTAGCACCTACCGCAAAGTTCAACGATTTAGTCAACTGATAATTTACGGTTAAGTCTGTTACAATTTTTGAAGAGAACGTTTGGTCCAACGTTTCTTTTGCTCCATTGTTAAAGGTATTAGCTACGTAGTTGGCACTGCTCAAAATAGTTGGGTCTAAATACACCACTTCACCAAAGCGAACAGCACGAAGCATTACCCCCAATTTACCAACTTTATAGTTGACAGTACCTGTTATTTTGCTTCTTGGACTAGCCACTTCAATACGGCTTTGGTCTTCACGGTTAAAGTAATTACCAATTTGTCCAGTAGCAATAAGCTTTTCGGTAGCATTAATAGCAGGTTTGCCATCAGCACCTTTGATTACCTCGTTGTCGATAAATGCCCCAGCCAAAGTTACTTTAATAGAGTGGTCTCCAGCAAGACGAGTGCTATACGATGCAACAGCCTCAATACCTCTTGAACGAGTATCGATAGCATTGGTAAAGAAATTAACAGTAGTAGCACCAGCCGCGGCCAACTGAGCCGCCACGGTAGCGTCGCCATTGGCTGTAAAGTTATTGGTAAGGATAATACGGTTTTTGATGTCAATCTGATAAGCATCTACCGTAAGCTCTAATTTACCCAATTGAGCGGTAGCTCCAATACTGTAGTTTTGCGATGTTTCAGCTTTTAGCTCAGGAATACCAAAAATTTTGGCAGGCTGACTATTGTTGGGGAACGTACCACTTTCAACAGGCGTTTGCACACCATTGACAGTTTGGAAAAGTGTATTGGTTTTTGAATAATACTGTTGTTGTAAAGAAGGAGCTCTGAAACCGGTACTGATTGCACCCCGAACCGCAATTTTGTCGGTAAGTTTATAACGAGAAGCCACTTTATATTTAAGGCCAGTATTACCAAAGTCAGAATAGTTTTCAAAACGCAAAGCACCCGAAAGTACCCATGCTTTTGTAATATCTAATTCTAAGTCGGTATAAACCCCAACGTTGTTTCTTGAATGTGTACCTGCGTTAGAAGGTAAAAATCCTGCAAAAACTTGAGCTCCAGCAGCAACACCCAAAGCCGTATTGTAGTTTTTATACGAAGCCTCTTCACCTGCACGAGTACCAAATTCATCTACACGGAACTCAGCACCAAAGGCTACGTTTAGGCCATTAAGTACATCGTCAAACTTGCGACTCATGTCGAAGTTTGTAGTATTTTGTGAGAATGTATTGCCACCAGCATCAAATTTTCTTTGGAAAGAAGTAGTACTAGCTGCCTGAGTATAGTTTACAGAATTATCTACACCGTAGTCGAAGGTATTTTTACCATATACATTACTCAAATCAAAATTCCAGTTGGTCAAAATTTTACCGCGAATACCCGCTGCCACCGAAATGTCGGTTACATCAGAAGTAATTTCAGGCAAAAAGCCATTAGGGTATACAGCAAATACATTGGTTCTTACTGCAGCAGGCACAGAGTTGGGATAACGATAAAAACCCGCAGAATTACCTTTTTTGTTATTCCAGCCCCCAAAAGCATAAACATCGAGGTTGGTATTGATAGGCAATAAAGCATTTACGACAATGCCGCCACCTTTTACACGAGAGTTACCGATTCGCATATCAAAATCGTTGCGAGTCAGACCATTTTCTGCAATAATTTGGTCATCGGTTTTACCTGTTATTGTTGGATACACTTGGCCAGTATAAGTACCTGTACGGTTAGTTTGGCCACGAGAAACATATTCACCTGTAATATTGACATATCCTTTTTCGCCAATACGAACACCGTAGTTTAAGCCCAACTGTCCTGTAAACCCGTCTGTTACCGAAACATCTTTTGGCTGGCCATTCGAGTAATTAATGGCATAGTTTTTCTGATAGTTGGTAATATGTTCACCAGCCGATAAATTACCGCTAAGACCAGTTTGCTTTTTCAACACAATGTTGATTACCCCAGCAATAGCATCCGAACCGTATTGAGCGGCTGCACCATCTCTTAGAATTTCAATTTTTTCTACAGAAGTAGCAGGAATAGCGTTCATGTCTGTACCAACAGTACCACGGTTTACAGTACCATTTACGTTAACCAACGATGATTGGTGTCTTCTTTTGCCATTTACCAATACCAATACTTGATCGGGGCCTAAGCCTCTTAATTGAGCAGGGTCTACGTGGTCAGTTCCGTCAGAAATAGCCTGACGAGTAGATTGGAACGAAGGGGCCACAAATGTTAAAATTTGGTTAATATCAACCTGCCCAACATTGTTGGTTACCTGCGAAAGCGGAATAACATCGACAGGTACAGGAGTATCAATTTTGGTACGTCCCGAGCTTCTTGTTCCTGTAACTACTACCTCATCGAGCGAAGAGATACTTTCGGCCAATACAAAATCTTGTGATACTACCGACGATTCAACTTGTACCTGAACCGTCACAATTTGATAACCTATCGAGCTAGCCTTAATATTATAGCTTCCTGCTTGTAGTTTTAGGCTATAGTTACCATTTGCATCGGAAACCGTTCCGATGTTTTTACCAACAACCGTTATTGATGCCCCAGGAATAGCTTGCCCTGTTTTGGTATCCTTTACCACACCTTTAATACCCTGAGCTAATACGTTAAAACTAGAGAGAACAAGGATTAATAAAACGTAGAAATAATGGAGTTTTTTTTTCATAAAAGCTTGTAATTTAAAAAATGGTTAATAAAAAATGTACTTAAATTATCGGTAAGTTATTACAAATTGAATAAGATTCAAAAAAAAACATATCGTAATACCCAATTTTCTTAGGCAAATAAGTAATTTATCAAAGAGATACTGGTATTTATACTCAGAAAAATAGCGAGTGAAAAATGATGAATTATAGAGGAGGAGAGAAGGTGTTCTGGGGGTAAATAAGTGTAATGATGAGGATTTATCATGAAAAAAGGCACAAAGTAGTGGGTATATTTGCTACTTTGTGCCTTGTATGGCTTCAGGAAAAACTACTTGAACATATATCGAATTCCAACACCATAAGAAAGCGAAATGTTGGGGTTGAAATTGTAGTTGAACTGACGTTGTGTATAAGTTTGAACTGGGCCTTGATTAGGACTAACAGACCCATTTTCCCAAGAATAACCCAAGCTGGCTACATTGAGGTTGAGCAACTGACCTGTAAATGCCCATTTGTCGTTGAGGGTATAAATTAACCCTGCTCCACCTGTCAAGTTTAGACTGATTTGATTGTTGGTTTTATCAGTAAAAAGAAAGGGGTCGTTAGAGGTGATATTGGCAATATCGGATTTTGTATAATTAACACTCCCCAATATACGTCCATACAAACCAAACTTTCCAAAAATATTTTTATAAAATTCTTGTCCCTTGCCCAAGCCAAACGATAAGCTTTTGTTTTTGCTCAAACCCGTACTAGGCAGATTACTGTCGGTATAATTCACAGAAAACGACCATATTCGGGCTGAGTTTTTGCTAATATATTTACCCCAATTAATACTACCTGAATAGTTTTGGGGAGTCTTTTGACCAAAGGATTGCTCAATATTGGCTGAGCCTTGAATAAAATTGGTACCTTCTTGTATTTGAGCATTCGCTCCCAAACTGGCTATTACCAAGAAAAATGCGAGTGATATTTTTGCGATATGTTTCATGACAAATAGGGTTTAGAATGATTTACCAATAGCGATACCGAGTGTACTAACATTCATGATGCTATTAAATTTCAGATTCGAGTAATTAGATGTGTTATCGTTGACATGCTGAAAGTTAAGGTTTACCAACGATGTCTCAGCATTCAAAAACCATTTGTTTTTCAGCTGGTAACGCACCCCAAAGTTTACGCTAGCACCAACATTATAGGTTTTTGTACTCTCCAGATAGTCGCCCGACTGAAAGCCGTAGCCAGCTTTTCCAAGCATTTCGGCATAAATCGCCACCGACTTGCTCAGAGGCTTGAATTTATCAACAAAATAACCAGCTTCAATCGTGTGGTTGTACCAGTCTAATCCTGCCGAATTACCAGACGTAGAATGAAAAGATTGAACATTGTAGCCTAACAGCCAGCCTTTTGCTGTGTTTTGTCCAGTAAACACACCTCTTTTAAAGCTAAGCCCTACCGAGTGAGCCCCAAACTTTTGGTCGAGCATACCACTCATACCCGTGCTAACGCTGCTGCTACTGATAGAACCACTAAAACGCCCATCAACTTGCCAAAATTTAGTGCCTTGTTCATATTGGGCTTGTGATAGGTGAGTTGCCATGCCTATGAGCATGAAAACCAGCGGAAGGATTTTGTTTTTCATAGTGTAAACGGAGTTGATTTGATGACGAAAGTACTGGCTCAATATTTAACAAACAAGAAATAAGCCTTATCTTCAGGCTTTTTTAACGATTATTAACAAAATTCTGTGGCAAAGAAACCTAAATTTTATGTGGTTTGGAAGGGGCGAAAAACGGGCGTTTTTTCCTCTTGGGCCGAAACCGAAGACCTCATAAAGGGCTTTGAAGGAGCACAATATAAATCTTTTGATACTTTGGCCGAAGCTGAAAAAGCTGCCAAAGGCAACTATTGGCAGTCGGTACAGCAGGCAGGCTTGGCCAAAACACCTGCAAAATCTGCCAAAAATATAGGACAGCCTATTCCTAATAGTATTTCGGTAGATGCCGCCTGTGCGGGTAACCCTGGCGTTTTGGAATACCAAGGGGTAGAAACAGCTACCAAAAGGGTATTGTTTTCGATGGGGCCATTTCCCGAAGGTACAGTAAATATAGGGGAGTTTTTGGCCATTGTTCACGGATTGTCTTTTTTGAAGAAACATCAGTCAGACGTACCGATTTATTCTGATTCTAAAACGGCTTTGAGTTGGGTGAAAAATAAGGCAATTAAAACTACCCTCGAACGAAATAGCCAGACAGAAGAATTATTTGAGTTGGTAGACAGGGCTATTGCGTGGTTGAAAAACAATACTTATAACAACCCAATTTTGAAATGGGAAACCGAATTTTGGGGAGAAAATCCCGCCGATTATGGCAGAAAATAGCATAACAAAAATATTGCTTATGGCCTGAAATAATAACAAAGATTGCTCATTATGTTTCAATTTAAACAATTTACGATTCATCAAGACCAATGTGCTATGAAGGTGTCTACCGATGCCTGTATTTTGGGAGCTTGGGTAGATGTAAAAGCTTCGACACGGATTCTGGACATCGGAGCAGGCACAGGCTTGTTGTCGCTGATGATGGCACAGCGGTCGGATGCTTTGATAGATGCCGTTGAAATGGACGAACCTGCTTTTTTACAAGCTCAACAAAATATTGGGTCTAGTGTTTTTGCGGAACGTATCAGCATATATCATCAACCTATTCAAGATTTTAGGTCAGATAAAAAATATGACTTAATTGTGTCTAATCCGCCATTTTATAGCAATTATCTCAAGTCGGAGAAGGTACAAAAAAACCAAGCCCATCATACCGAAACACTAACTTTTGAAGAACTTTTGGCCTCGGTGTTTCGCTTACTTACAACTTATGGTAAATTTGTAGTATTATTGCCCGAATATGAAATGCAGCTTTTGCTAAAACTGGCTCAGCTTCAAGGTTTTTTTGTAACCCAACAACTGATAGTGCGGCATAGGGTAGGAGCAAAGGTTCTTAGGGTAATAAGTGTGTTGTCGTTGTCAGATACTGAAATAGTACAAGAAGAACTTTTGATAAAAGATACCCACGAACAATATACAGATGCCTTTAGGGCGTTATTACAAGAATACTATTTGATATTTTGATACATTAGGAATAATAGCCAATGTACTTATTTTAAGATAAAACTATGTTAGCAATTTCGATTGTAGTGCCATTATACAACGAGGAGGAGTCTTTGCCCGAACTTTGTGCGTGGATTGAAAGGGTGATGCTCGACCATAAGTTTACCTACGAGGTGATTTTTGTAAATGACGGGAGCAAGGATAAATCATGGAAGGTAATAAAAGAGCTTTCTCAGAAAAATCCTAATGTTAAAGGAGTATCTTTTAGCCGAAATTATGGCAAATCTGCGGCTTTGCACGTTGGTTTCCAAAAAGCAGAAGGCGAGGTGGTAATTACTATGGATGCCGATTTGCAAGACAGTCCAGACGAAATACCAGAACTTTACCGAATGATTACCCAAGATGATTATGATTTGGTTTCGGGCTGGAAACAAAAACGTTTTGACCCACTTTCTAAAACCATTCCTACCAAATTATACAATGCAGCTATTCGCTGGATGTCGGGTATCAATTTGCACGACAATAATTGTGGGCTTAAAGCATACAAAAAAGAGGTTATTAAAACCATCCGTTTGTATGGCGAAATGCACCGTTATATTCCTGTGCAAGCCAACTGGAACGGCTTTTCTCGGATTGGCGAAAAGGTGGTTCAGCATCAGGCCCGTAAATATGGCTCAACCAAATTTGGTATCGAACGTTTTTTGTATGGCTTGTTAGACTTGCTGTCGATTACATTTGTACAAAAATTTGGCAAGAGACCAATGCACCTTTTTGGAGGCTTGGGGGTGTTTTCGTTTATGGTTGGGCTATTTATAACATTATGGCTTATTGCCGATAAAGTGTATAGTATTGCCAATCATATTCCGTTTCGCAACATAACCGACAATACTTGGTTTTATTTGGCTTTGGTGGCTATTATTATAGGCTCACAATTGTTTTTGGCAGGATTTATTGGTGAATTACTCACGATGAATTCAGACAGAACTACCGATTACCAAGTTCGAGAGGAGTTTTAAGGATTTATTGAGGTGTTCAAAAAAATAATTTCCTTATTACAATATTAAAAAGACCTAATGCTTTACAAAACCAAATTGTAGGGCAGATGTCTGATAATCAGAAAGTTTACATAATAAATTTTATTGAATAATGAGTGATTTAGCATGGCTTGGCCGAACCAAATTATTGATTGGTGACGAAGGTATTCAAAAGTTGCAAAATGCCCATGTATTGGTAGTAGGGCTTGGTGGAGTAGGGTCTTTTGCGGCCGAATTTATCGCCCGTTCGGGTGTTGGCAAAATGACTATTGTCGATGGCGATATCGTCGACCCCTCAAACCGTAACCGTCAATTACCAGCTTTGGCCACTAATCATGGCGAACCCAAAGTCGATATTATGACCGAAAGGCTATTGGCTATCAACCCAGAATTACAATTAACCAGTATCAAGGAGTTTTTAACGCCCGAAGCAGCCGAAAAAATCTTGAGCGAAAATCATTTCGACTATGTAATGGATTGTATCGATTCTATTACCCCAAAATTAACCCTGTTGAGTACCGCACATCGTAAAGGCTTAAAAATAGTGTCGTCGATGGGAGCAGGTGGTAAGGTCGACCCAACGTTATTACGTACGGCCGATTTGTTCCAAACGCGTCAATGTTATTTAGCGTCTTTGGTAAGAAAACGACTGCGTAAATTAGGTATTTATTCGGGAATTAAGGCGGTATTTTCTTTGGAAAAACACGACGACGAATCTTTGATGCTAACCGACGGAACAAACTTCAAAAAATCAGCTTATGGAACAATTTCGTATATTCCTGCAGCTTTTGGTGGGGTATGTGCATCGGTAGTTTTGCGTGACTTGTTGGATTATCCTATCAAAATGGAGAAAAAACCGAAGGAAATGATTGCCCGTGAGAAAAAGCAGAGAGATAAGAAAGAATAATAAGATTGAATATTGAAAAGGATAAAACGTATCAGCGGCCAAGTTAAGTGTATGTTTGAGCTTTGAGGCTCTAAAAACAAGCCTTCTTACACGGTTACTTCATTGGGTCGCTGATAGAGTTGTTAAAAACGTATGACAGCCCAAGGTTTAACAGCACTACGACGACTATTTTAAGTACTAAAACCAATACAAGTGTAACAGATAGGAAACCTGTTTTTGGGTATTTCCCTGCAATTAGATAAACCCACATGTCATGATTCCAGCAAAAGAATTATTGTTATTTGCTCTTGCAGCTTTTGGCTTAGTCATAAGCCCCGGCCCCAATATGATTTACCTTATTTCGAGGTCTATTACCCAAGGGCGTTCGGCAGGGATGGTTTCGCTAGCAGGTATTATTGTAGGCTTTTTCTTTCATATCTTGATGGTTTCATTTGGGCTTACGGCTGTTTTGCTAACCATACCACTAGCATATACTTTACTGAAAACCTTAGGGGTATTGTACCTTTTGTACTTGGCTTTTCAGGCAATCAAGCCACAGGCCGAAAGCGTATTTGAAGTACAACAAAATACCTTGATTGATAGTCCTGGTAAACTTTTTAGAATAGGTTTTTTGACGAGTATGCTAAATCCTAAAGTGGCGGTGTTTTATCTTTCTTTTTTCCCGCAGTTTATCAAGATTGGATATGGGTCTGTTTTTTTGCAAAGCATAGAATTAGGTATTGTCCAAATTCTGGTTAGTTTTTCGGTGAATTGCATGATTGTACTTTTTGCCGCCAGAATGGCACGGTGGTTTGCTCAAAAACCCACTTGGCTAAAATTTCAAAAATGGTTTATGGCAAGTATTCTTACTGGATTAGCCCTAAAAATGGCATTGACCAAAGCCAAATAATATTTTCTGAGTGCTTTACAACGATTCAACATGAGGTTATTTTTTGCCACGCTCTTACAATTCAGTATATTACCCTTTGTTCTTCTGTTAGGATTATTGGCGGGCTATTGGTATTTCGACCCATTCAGAGTACTCAAAACCTATTCAGACTTTTCTAATCCTGTCGTGATTCCTAATCGAGATTATGTGTCTACCGAGGTATTTATTCAGCATTATCCTCAATATCACTATAATTCGTTTATTCTTGGAAGTTCGCGTACAATGGCTTTTAAGCCTAAACATTGGCAAAAATACCTTGGTACTAACGATACGCCCTATTTGTTTGATGCTTCCAACGAATCTATTTACGGTATTTATCACAAACTCAAACTACTTGATAATAGAGGTGTAAAAATCAAAAATGTGCTATTGATTATTTGTCGAGATAGAACCTTTACGCATACAAGTAATCAAATAGGGCATTTGTATATCAAACATCCTTTGGTTTCGGGCGAGAGTTCGCTCGACTTTCAAGCTCAGTTTTTAAAGGCTTATTTTTCTCCAGAATTTTTGTTTAAATATTATCTGTATCAGCTATGCGGCTATAGCGATTGGATGCAAGGAGTTATTGAAAATAAACAGATTCTATATGATACAAAAGACAATACCATTACAATTCCTGCTCAAGAGGCTGCCATAACTCGGTTTCCCGAACGTTATTATGCTGCTAAAATGCACGTTTTTTATAAAAGAAATAGCGAAACAACCGATAGAGTAGCCCGTATAAAGCCTTTACAAAAGGCTATGTTGGCCGAAATTAAACAGCTATTCCTGAAGCACAAAACCGCTTATAAGGTGGTTATTAGCCCGTTGTATGACCAAGTAAAATTGAATCCTAAAGACAAGGCTATTTTGGAAGAAATTTTTGGAAATAATATATACGATTTTTCAGGAAAAAATACCTTCACACAATCATACACCAATTACTACGAAGCAAGCCACTACCGTCCAACGGTTGGAGATAGTATTTTGAGATATATTTATAGGTGAAATTCCCTAAAAGTGCTTTAGAAGCTGTAGGGGCAAGCCTTGCGGTTGCCCCTACATAATAACAGATACATCTACTACTCCTAATTATTCAATTACCAATGTTTGATTAGTTTTGAATGACTGCTGAACGCCATTTTTTACCTGAAACATTCCTATTTGATACAGACCTTTTTCAAAGAATTTATTGGAAATTTCGCTACTAAAATCATGGCCATTTTCGCTATCAGCAAAAACCAAGTAGGTTCGTTCTGGAGCTTGGAGCAA
The DNA window shown above is from Flectobacillus major DSM 103 and carries:
- a CDS encoding tRNA1(Val) (adenine(37)-N6)-methyltransferase — protein: MFQFKQFTIHQDQCAMKVSTDACILGAWVDVKASTRILDIGAGTGLLSLMMAQRSDALIDAVEMDEPAFLQAQQNIGSSVFAERISIYHQPIQDFRSDKKYDLIVSNPPFYSNYLKSEKVQKNQAHHTETLTFEELLASVFRLLTTYGKFVVLLPEYEMQLLLKLAQLQGFFVTQQLIVRHRVGAKVLRVISVLSLSDTEIVQEELLIKDTHEQYTDAFRALLQEYYLIF
- a CDS encoding MarC family protein; the encoded protein is MHFDFKEIFSVSLILFSVIDILGSIPVIIDLRRKTGNIHAEQATLVSGGIMIAFLYVGKSILNLFGVDVNSFAIAGALIIFLIGLEMILGRNIFKSEEVEGSKAASIVPLAFPIIAGAGTMTTILSLKSQFDEINILIGVLLNLVFIYIVLRSSEWIEKMLGHAGTNVLRRVFGVILLAIAIKIIKSRLG
- a CDS encoding aminotransferase class V-fold PLP-dependent enzyme, producing MITFYPGPSKVYPVVEHFLNEAFHEGVLSINHRSQACMQITRTAIDLLHQKLHIPSDYTIYFVSSATEVWEIIAQSLTQHHSTHIYNGAFGEKWADYAERILPKVSRLTFGVEELISAVNLPKETPDVVCITHNETSNGTQVKEWPEVQKAYPEALIAVDVTSSMAGVQLNWQEADIWFASVQKCFGLPAGMAIMVCSPRALVRAEQIGDRKYYNSLLFIHDNFKKYQTHYTPNVLEIFLLSKVLPLLPDISETNARIEAQASAWYTFFDENFDTDVTTGSVRPLVNVAALRSNTVLAIEGLPEVITRLKKAFEQTGITVGNGYGAWKNTTFRIANFPAISEADILALQEQLLILLPEKALSPST
- a CDS encoding tRNA threonylcarbamoyladenosine dehydratase yields the protein MSDLAWLGRTKLLIGDEGIQKLQNAHVLVVGLGGVGSFAAEFIARSGVGKMTIVDGDIVDPSNRNRQLPALATNHGEPKVDIMTERLLAINPELQLTSIKEFLTPEAAEKILSENHFDYVMDCIDSITPKLTLLSTAHRKGLKIVSSMGAGGKVDPTLLRTADLFQTRQCYLASLVRKRLRKLGIYSGIKAVFSLEKHDDESLMLTDGTNFKKSAYGTISYIPAAFGGVCASVVLRDLLDYPIKMEKKPKEMIAREKKQRDKKE
- a CDS encoding LysE family translocator, translating into MIPAKELLLFALAAFGLVISPGPNMIYLISRSITQGRSAGMVSLAGIIVGFFFHILMVSFGLTAVLLTIPLAYTLLKTLGVLYLLYLAFQAIKPQAESVFEVQQNTLIDSPGKLFRIGFLTSMLNPKVAVFYLSFFPQFIKIGYGSVFLQSIELGIVQILVSFSVNCMIVLFAARMARWFAQKPTWLKFQKWFMASILTGLALKMALTKAK
- a CDS encoding ribonuclease H1 domain-containing protein; this encodes MAKKPKFYVVWKGRKTGVFSSWAETEDLIKGFEGAQYKSFDTLAEAEKAAKGNYWQSVQQAGLAKTPAKSAKNIGQPIPNSISVDAACAGNPGVLEYQGVETATKRVLFSMGPFPEGTVNIGEFLAIVHGLSFLKKHQSDVPIYSDSKTALSWVKNKAIKTTLERNSQTEELFELVDRAIAWLKNNTYNNPILKWETEFWGENPADYGRK
- a CDS encoding TonB-dependent receptor, which produces MKKKLHYFYVLLILVLSSFNVLAQGIKGVVKDTKTGQAIPGASITVVGKNIGTVSDANGNYSLKLQAGSYNIKASSIGYQIVTVQVQVESSVVSQDFVLAESISSLDEVVVTGTRSSGRTKIDTPVPVDVIPLSQVTNNVGQVDINQILTFVAPSFQSTRQAISDGTDHVDPAQLRGLGPDQVLVLVNGKRRHQSSLVNVNGTVNRGTVGTDMNAIPATSVEKIEILRDGAAAQYGSDAIAGVINIVLKKQTGLSGNLSAGEHITNYQKNYAINYSNGQPKDVSVTDGFTGQLGLNYGVRIGEKGYVNITGEYVSRGQTNRTGTYTGQVYPTITGKTDDQIIAENGLTRNDFDMRIGNSRVKGGGIVVNALLPINTNLDVYAFGGWNNKKGNSAGFYRYPNSVPAAVRTNVFAVYPNGFLPEITSDVTDISVAAGIRGKILTNWNFDLSNVYGKNTFDYGVDNSVNYTQAASTTSFQRKFDAGGNTFSQNTTNFDMSRKFDDVLNGLNVAFGAEFRVDEFGTRAGEEASYKNYNTALGVAAGAQVFAGFLPSNAGTHSRNNVGVYTDLELDITKAWVLSGALRFENYSDFGNTGLKYKVASRYKLTDKIAVRGAISTGFRAPSLQQQYYSKTNTLFQTVNGVQTPVESGTFPNNSQPAKIFGIPELKAETSQNYSIGATAQLGKLELTVDAYQIDIKNRIILTNNFTANGDATVAAQLAAAGATTVNFFTNAIDTRSRGIEAVASYSTRLAGDHSIKVTLAGAFIDNEVIKGADGKPAINATEKLIATGQIGNYFNREDQSRIEVASPRSKITGTVNYKVGKLGVMLRAVRFGEVVYLDPTILSSANYVANTFNNGAKETLDQTFSSKIVTDLTVNYQLTKSLNFAVGANNLFDVYQDVHTHSANMGLGRFVYSRRVQQFGFNGRYVFARVNFNF
- a CDS encoding glycosyltransferase family 2 protein, translated to MLAISIVVPLYNEEESLPELCAWIERVMLDHKFTYEVIFVNDGSKDKSWKVIKELSQKNPNVKGVSFSRNYGKSAALHVGFQKAEGEVVITMDADLQDSPDEIPELYRMITQDDYDLVSGWKQKRFDPLSKTIPTKLYNAAIRWMSGINLHDNNCGLKAYKKEVIKTIRLYGEMHRYIPVQANWNGFSRIGEKVVQHQARKYGSTKFGIERFLYGLLDLLSITFVQKFGKRPMHLFGGLGVFSFMVGLFITLWLIADKVYSIANHIPFRNITDNTWFYLALVAIIIGSQLFLAGFIGELLTMNSDRTTDYQVREEF